From Toxorhynchites rutilus septentrionalis strain SRP chromosome 2, ASM2978413v1, whole genome shotgun sequence, a single genomic window includes:
- the LOC129764682 gene encoding neurotrypsin-like, translated as MGCQDQWIIWTASVILLLVNDAYGIFDPRTNSGPNVNMMPQVHSDYSKVHTHKARAYEPNYARSDFNLHYHAPPYRTSDISSTTPRPVATEFMPQKSLPRLQTSPSNRLGKENAISDANNSKLKENKSPTDGNFNGLQCPPLESGHFVYIMDCRQFLNCWKGRGYIQSCAPGTLFNSETRQCDHPSKVHCTTSSTMDDYKKLTKLKKPRDLKSAAYTQDYDYESLQPTNAVQIKCPPDAVGLREHPTDCRKFLNCNNGVMFIQDCGPGTAFNPAISTCDHIYNVDCNRYQNIKEQETVRQPNPDAEEIDVENVTYDIDVRFDLDVEQELTKTTPIPNIQQQIPKPIYQRPSASEIRPVYLPPLSTTPKMNQANNRYNPDFYRPNVTPGSPTLNDSQSSLPISEALKVLLRPYLSDQNVELDMDKVNTMMNKSTTPKNELEVLGLNKNQNPNTQSSPYIASPLELNSQHGGHQTLLDPTPTNRPPTPYGSRAYHNPDFNRQHASPPSAPQQELQRWYPLHRIRNTTTAPAVKSRFGEDSPQWRPIATTSTTKRPTSTANPCKDKFICGNRKCIDQSKVCDGKVDCDNRADERNCSHIGYEVRLSNKHQGRIEVKVFDKWGYVCDDNFSIEAAHVVCRELGFEAGALELKPNSFYPPNAAMANNGRTVYIMDEVRCTGNESSLKDCAFSGWGVHDCNAEEVVGVVCKTPKMTCPSDYWLCNTSSECVPVGFLCDNVMDCADGSDENVQHCNAPLEMRLVDGPSNTEGRVEVKYRGIWGTICDDDFGIREARVVCRQLGLNGTAEVRKNRYKQGTGQIWLDQVVCNGDEKSLDDCTHWHWGEHNCGHTEDVEVRCGSSQTGRPTPAQLRASGKSMKFDFVEKSSKIYPDSCGQLQIDPQLVKPTYGSRVVHGGETVYGHHPWQAALRAKKQGKSVHWCGAVLISKYHILTAAHCLVGYPKGAYMIRIGDYNTEALEAAEIDIFIEDYYIHENFRVGHHMNNDIAVVLLKTPIRFSEYVQPVCLPSKSQIYQEGMNCTISGWGSTESGSSVHSLELRTAKVPLLSDAVCNQPEVYGNNITDGMFCAGTLDGGVDACEGDSGGPLVCMNDRGHTLYGIISWGFHCGYVNKPGVYVKVSHYLDWIEQKLKQSLHMYGV; from the exons ATGGGATGCCAGGATCAATGGATAATCTGGACGGCATCGGTGATATTGCTGCTCGTAAATGATGCATACGGT ATCTTTGATCCACGAACCAACTCTGGCCCCAATGTAAATATGATGCCCCAGGTCCACAGCGACTACAGCAAAGTGCACACTCACAAGGCACGTGCATATGAACCAAACTACGCTCGAAGTGATTTCAATTTACATTATCATGCACCTCCATATCGAACTTCTGACATTTCATCTACCACACCTCGTCCAGTGGCTACGGAATTCATGCCACAAAAGAGCCTGCCGAGGCTTCAAACCAGTCCTAGCAACAGACTTGGCAAAGAAAATGCCATATCGGACgctaataattctaaattgaagGAAAACAAATCACCTACCGATGGGAACTTTAACGGCCTTCAGTGTCCACCATTGGAATCGGGGCACTTTGTTTACATTATGGACTGTAGACAATTTTTGAACTGCTGGAAAGGTCGCGGCTACATTCAGAGTTGTGCACCTGGCACGCTTTTCAACTCGGAAACACGACAATGCGACCATCCTTCAAAAGTACATTGCACTACTTCAAGCACAATGGATGACTATAAGAAATTAACTAAACTTAAGAAACCCCGTGACTTGAAATCTGCTGCATATACCCAGGACTACGATTACGAATCCCTTCAACCAACCAACGCAGTCCAGATTAAATGCCCGCCTGATGCGGTTGGACTTCGGGAGCATCCAACAGATTGCAGGAAATTTTTAAACTGTAACAATGGAGTCATGTTTATTCAAGACTGTGGACCCGGCACAGCGTTCAATCCAGCGATATCCACCTGTGATCATATCTACAATGTGGATTGTAACCGTTATCAAAATATTAAAGAACAGGAAACAGTTCGCCAGCCTAATCCAGATGCAGAGGAAATCGATGTTGAAAATGTGACATATGACATAGATGTCCGATTCGACCTTGATGTGGAACAAGAATTAACAAAAACTACGCCAATTCCGAATATTCAGCAGCAGATTCCGAAGCCAATTTACCAAAGACCGTCAGCTAGTGAGATACGCCCTGTGTATTTACCGCCACTAAGTACAACTCCAAAAATGAATCAGGCAAATAATAGATATAATCCAGATTTCTATCGTCCTAATGTGACACCTGGATCACCCACTTTGAACGACAGTCAATCGTCTCTTCCAATCAGTGAGGCTCTCAAAGTACTCCTGCGACCGTACCTATCCGATCAGAACGTAGAACTCGATATGGACAAAGTCAATACGATGATGAATAAATCGACAACTCCAAAAAATgagttggaggttttaggattaaacaaaaatcaaaatccaaacACCCAATCATCCCCTTATATTGCTTCTCCGTTGGAACTCAACTCTCAGCATGGAGGACATCAAACACTGCTTGATCCCACTCCAACTAATCGGCCGCCAACACCTTACGGATCAAGAGCCTATCACAATCCGGATTTCAATCGTCAACATGCCTCACCCCCTTCTGCACCGCAGCAGGAGCTCCAAAGATGGTACCCCCTTCATCGTATCAGGAATACCACCACAGCTCCGGCGGTGAAAAGTCGCTTCGGCGAAGATTCACCACAATGGCGCCCAATCGCAACAACATCAACAACGAAACGTCCAACATCGACTGCGAATCCGTGTAAAGATAAATTCATCTGTGGCAACAGAAAATGCATCGATCAATCGAAAGTTTGCGACGGTAAAGTCGACTGTGACAATCGTGCAGACGAACGCAACTGCAGCCATATTGGTTACGAAGTACGATTGTCTAACAAACATCAGGGACGTATTGAGGTTAAAGTGTTTGACAAATGGGGATATGTTTGCGATGATAACTTCAGTATAGAAGCAGCCCATGTAGTCTGTCGAGAGTTAGGCTTTGAAGCTGGGGCTCTCGAGCTGAAGCCTAATTCGTTCTATCCACCCAATGCGGCGATGGCAAACAATGGTCGTACGGTGTATATCATGGATGAAGTAAGATGCACCGGGAACGAGAGTTCACTGAAAGATTGTGCCTTCTCGGGATGGGGAGTTCATGATTGTAATGCTGAGGAAGTGGTGGGAGTGGTATGCAAGACACCTAAAATGACTTGTCCGAgcgattattggttgtgtaaTACATCGTCAGAGTGTGTCCCAGTTGGTTTCCTCTGCGATAATGTAATGGATTGCGCTGATGGATCAGATGAGAATGTTCAACACTGCAAT GCCCCACTAGAGATGCGCTTGGTTGATGGACCAAGCAACACAGAAGGGCGAGTCGAAGTGAAGTACCGTGGAATCTGGGGTACAATTTGTGATGACGACTTCGGAATTCGGGAAGCTCGAGTAGTATGTAGACAACTTGGGTTGAACGGGACGGCGGAAGTGAGAAAGAACAGATATAAACAAGGTACTGGTCAAATTTGGCTAGATCAGGTCGTTTGTAATGGTGATGAGAAGTCTCTTGATGATTGTACGCATTGGCACTGGGGAGAGCATAACTGTGGACATACGGAAGATGTAGAAGTAAGGTGTGGGTCATCCCAAACAGGTAGACCAACGCCAGCGCAACTTCGAGCATCaggaaaatccatgaaattcgaCTTTGTCGAGAAATCAAGTAAGATTTACCCAGACAGCTGCGGTCAATTACAAATCGATCCACAACTAGTTAAACCAACTTACGGATCGCGAGTAGTTCATGGAGGGGAAACAGTATATGGACATCACCCGTGGCAAGCAGCGTTGAGGGCCAAAAAACAAGGCAAATCGGTCCACTGGTGTGGTGCCGTTTTAATTTCCAAGTATCATATCCTGACAGCAGCTCATTGTCTGGTTGGATACCCCAAGGGTGCCTACATGATTCGCATTGGTGACTATAATACAGAAGCTTTGGAGGCGGCAGAGATCGATATCTTCATTGAAGATTACTACATCCACGAAAACTTCCGAGTTGGCCATCATATGAATAATGATATCGCCGTCGTTCTGTTGAAAACCCCGATAAGATTCAGCGAATACGTTCAGccagtttgccttccttctAAAAGTCAAATCTACCAGGAGGGAATGAATTGTACAATTTCTGGATGGGGCTCAACTGAGTCTGGTTCTTCAG TCCATTCATTGGAATTAAGAACAGCCAAAGTTCCACTGTTATCGGATGCCGTTTGTAATCAACCCGAAGTGTACGGTAACAATATCACCGATGG